The Candidatus Binatia bacterium genome window below encodes:
- a CDS encoding DUF721 domain-containing protein — MKPPSLRPSPVADVLSRVLQRVDPEQELRVYRIWTFWDDEVGSAIARRAQPVRFRDGVLFVAVATHSWMQELRFMKDDIRDRLNARLGATLVRDIFFISGQVESPPAADAAAPREETPAGPNLIPLPPIADPELAGAFNRVVQARARRLALTPRRPTGRPRARRPR, encoded by the coding sequence ATGAAGCCGCCCAGCCTACGTCCGAGCCCCGTCGCTGATGTCCTCAGCCGCGTCTTGCAACGCGTCGATCCCGAGCAGGAGCTGCGTGTCTATCGCATTTGGACCTTCTGGGATGACGAAGTTGGTAGCGCCATTGCGCGGCGCGCCCAACCCGTTCGTTTTCGCGACGGCGTCCTCTTCGTCGCCGTCGCGACACATAGCTGGATGCAGGAGTTGCGCTTCATGAAAGACGACATTCGCGACCGTCTCAATGCGCGGCTCGGCGCCACACTGGTGCGGGACATCTTCTTCATCTCGGGGCAGGTGGAGAGCCCACCCGCAGCGGACGCCGCCGCGCCCCGTGAAGAGACGCCGGCCGGACCGAACCTGATCCCGCTTCCGCCGATCGCCGACCCCGAGCTCGCGGGCGCCTTCAACCGCGTCGTCCAGGCACGCGCCAGACGGCTGGCGCTCACGCCGCGCCGCCCCACGGGCCGGCCCCGCGCCAGGAGGCCGCGTTAG
- a CDS encoding DNA repair exonuclease: protein MKFLHTADWQIGMRAARVGAAGVRVREERLDAARRVVDAARGAGVEFVVICGDTFEDNGVDRVLVQKVADILAGFGGPIYVTPGNHDPLTPGSVWEHPAWRSIANVQVLREDIPLDVLGGTLFPCPAREQHSGKDPTAWIPAGESRGIRVGLAHGTVEGVCQEEPDYPIPRDAAVHAALDYLAIGHWHSTAMYPAPDGVVRMAYSGTHETTKFGERDSGNALIVEIAAPGAAPVITPVRTGRLAWSVIEEELRQPGDLARLRERVEALEDPGATLLDLRVAGLLSAQDRDELARIEEILASRFLFGRIDPTRLRPSPTDDSWIAGLPAGALREAATKLRELADPAYAGPRPEGASPEVACRALLELYALASEGGA from the coding sequence ATGAAGTTCCTCCACACCGCAGACTGGCAGATCGGCATGCGGGCCGCGCGTGTGGGTGCGGCGGGTGTGCGGGTGCGCGAGGAGAGGCTGGACGCGGCGCGGCGAGTCGTCGATGCGGCGCGCGGTGCGGGAGTCGAGTTTGTCGTCATCTGCGGCGACACGTTCGAGGACAACGGTGTTGATCGTGTGCTCGTGCAGAAGGTGGCCGACATCTTGGCCGGATTCGGCGGGCCGATTTACGTGACTCCGGGAAATCATGATCCGTTGACGCCCGGCTCGGTGTGGGAGCATCCGGCGTGGCGATCCATCGCCAACGTACAAGTGCTGCGCGAAGATATTCCGCTCGATGTCCTGGGCGGAACGCTCTTCCCGTGTCCGGCGCGAGAGCAGCACTCGGGCAAGGATCCAACGGCCTGGATTCCTGCAGGCGAGTCACGCGGGATTCGCGTAGGGCTGGCGCACGGGACGGTTGAAGGGGTGTGCCAGGAGGAGCCCGACTATCCGATCCCGCGCGATGCGGCGGTGCATGCCGCGCTAGACTATCTGGCCATCGGGCACTGGCATTCGACGGCGATGTATCCGGCACCAGACGGCGTGGTGCGCATGGCCTATTCGGGCACGCACGAGACGACGAAGTTCGGCGAACGGGATAGCGGGAACGCATTGATCGTGGAGATCGCCGCTCCCGGCGCCGCGCCGGTCATCACTCCGGTTCGAACAGGCAGACTGGCGTGGTCGGTGATCGAGGAGGAGTTGCGCCAGCCGGGTGACCTCGCGCGCCTGCGTGAACGCGTTGAGGCGCTGGAGGATCCGGGCGCCACACTGTTGGACCTGCGCGTTGCTGGTTTGCTCTCGGCGCAGGATCGCGACGAGTTAGCGCGCATCGAGGAAATCCTCGCATCGCGATTCCTTTTCGGGCGCATTGACCCGACGCGCCTGCGGCCGTCGCCGACCGATGACAGCTGGATCGCCGGCCTGCCGGCGGGCGCGCTACGCGAGGCCGCGACGAAGTTGCGAGAGCTGGCGGATCCGGCCTACGCCGGCCCGCGCCCGGAGGGCGCGTCGCCGGAAGTCGCGTGTCGGGCGTTGTTGGAGTTGTATGCGCTGGCGTCGGAGGGTGGCGCGTGA
- a CDS encoding AAA family ATPase: MILRSIAVQGWRCFANPVSVGPFTDGLNVVHAPNATGKSTLFEALLRGLLDGHRVSGRDVENLRPWGRELAPTVTVDFSHGGAEYRMMKRFLDRPSAELERRENGSFVRMAEGEAADEKIREILTRNPPGRGLSRPENWGLAQILWAPQGDLALGKLSGDLVADIRTALGVQVSGPGSGPLEERIETAYLRFFTTGGQYRRGKDAPAVVRLRDSLQAALEAQRTAGEQQRIFEDAARRVEDLRARRAQARRDANALTKSLRDARTRAEAYRGLASDKAQRVERVKAAEAQHRALQQRIEAIKTAVKELVDVRHILAQLRSELPSRVREVEQHEIAAARTQTALEDIRKTRDANEAARQRAELAGRYLDELRRASALDDRLRRIAEASETLAQHKLERSRLIAPDAKTLRAIRKAMKDHDAAQVRLEAALITLEIVPEEAVALVIVSGEEPGERSLSAGVPTQVKGSPEVVVDLPGIARLRARGPASSIAEIRADREKAGQKLKALTETFGTADLDALDALQDKATQLDERVAAAQTQIDTLLAGEAVEQIEAERATLAAAISRIVAGCPDWRDAAPDAEALRAAADAGKRAFLASLDTAEAARDAAQVALNAASQQRGTVEVRIEETDRRERSLAAKFADLTNDGKSEVERESELRGIVLAWDAARAGLEEIEAKLSEFGDDPGTAVTTLEKQLQAADDTATKALEQEKSEEGRLMHASAQGPYSVLARAEEEVARLNREVASDELRLAAIRLLRTTVEQTRSEALAAVAGPVEAAATRTLQRIAGNRLGRVQLGEAFEPTQMMPGIANAPVSIESMSGGEREQIYLATRLALADVLAKGERQLVVLDDVLVATDAGRLARVMRILEEAAQRLQVLILTCHPERYLGLDGARFFDLEVTLRDGAAV; encoded by the coding sequence GTGATCCTTCGCTCGATTGCCGTCCAGGGATGGCGGTGTTTCGCGAACCCCGTCTCCGTTGGCCCGTTCACGGACGGCTTGAACGTTGTGCACGCACCCAACGCCACGGGGAAGTCGACGCTCTTTGAAGCGCTCCTACGCGGCCTGCTCGACGGGCATCGAGTCAGCGGTCGTGATGTAGAGAACCTGCGCCCATGGGGGCGCGAGCTGGCACCGACCGTGACGGTGGACTTTTCACACGGTGGTGCGGAATACCGAATGATGAAACGCTTCCTCGACCGTCCCTCGGCCGAGTTGGAGCGCCGCGAGAATGGAAGCTTCGTCCGCATGGCGGAGGGCGAGGCCGCGGACGAAAAGATTCGAGAGATTCTCACGCGCAATCCGCCGGGCCGCGGGTTGTCACGGCCTGAGAATTGGGGGCTTGCACAGATCTTGTGGGCGCCACAGGGCGATCTGGCGCTTGGCAAGTTGTCGGGGGATCTCGTCGCCGACATTCGAACCGCCCTTGGTGTGCAGGTGTCGGGCCCGGGCAGCGGGCCGCTGGAGGAGCGAATCGAGACGGCGTACCTTCGGTTCTTCACGACCGGCGGCCAGTACCGACGAGGTAAGGACGCGCCAGCAGTGGTGCGGTTGCGCGACAGCTTGCAGGCCGCACTCGAAGCGCAGCGCACTGCGGGCGAGCAACAGCGGATCTTTGAGGATGCGGCACGTCGGGTCGAGGATCTGCGCGCGCGCCGCGCGCAAGCCCGGCGCGACGCCAACGCACTGACGAAGTCCCTCCGCGATGCACGGACGCGGGCTGAAGCGTACAGGGGACTCGCATCCGATAAGGCACAGCGCGTGGAGCGAGTGAAGGCGGCCGAGGCTCAGCACCGCGCGCTGCAGCAGCGCATCGAGGCGATCAAGACCGCGGTGAAGGAGCTGGTCGACGTGCGGCACATCCTCGCCCAGCTCCGCTCCGAGCTGCCGTCGCGGGTTCGCGAGGTCGAGCAGCACGAGATAGCGGCCGCGCGGACGCAGACGGCGCTCGAAGATATTCGTAAGACACGCGACGCGAATGAAGCAGCGAGGCAGCGCGCCGAGCTTGCGGGCCGTTATCTCGACGAGCTGCGCCGGGCATCGGCCCTCGATGATCGGTTGCGCCGAATTGCCGAGGCATCCGAAACTCTTGCGCAGCACAAGCTGGAGCGCAGCCGCCTAATCGCGCCCGATGCGAAGACGCTGCGCGCGATCCGCAAGGCAATGAAGGACCACGACGCCGCGCAGGTGCGCCTCGAAGCCGCGCTGATCACGCTGGAGATCGTTCCCGAGGAAGCCGTTGCACTCGTTATCGTGTCTGGTGAAGAACCCGGAGAGCGATCGCTCTCAGCGGGGGTGCCCACGCAAGTGAAGGGGTCCCCCGAGGTCGTTGTCGACTTACCCGGCATCGCCCGCCTCCGCGCCCGCGGGCCTGCCAGTTCGATCGCTGAGATCCGCGCCGACCGGGAGAAGGCGGGGCAGAAGCTGAAAGCTCTGACCGAGACATTTGGCACCGCGGACCTTGATGCGTTGGACGCATTGCAGGACAAGGCGACGCAGCTGGACGAACGAGTCGCGGCCGCGCAAACACAGATCGACACTCTGCTGGCTGGGGAGGCAGTCGAGCAGATCGAAGCGGAACGCGCCACGCTCGCGGCGGCGATCTCGCGGATCGTCGCGGGTTGTCCGGACTGGCGCGACGCAGCTCCCGATGCGGAGGCGCTCAGAGCCGCGGCCGATGCGGGCAAGCGAGCGTTCCTCGCTTCTCTCGACACGGCTGAGGCCGCTCGCGACGCTGCGCAGGTTGCCCTGAACGCGGCCAGCCAACAACGGGGCACGGTTGAGGTGCGCATTGAAGAGACCGACCGACGTGAGCGATCGTTGGCCGCCAAGTTCGCTGACCTGACCAACGACGGCAAGTCTGAGGTGGAACGCGAGAGTGAGCTGAGAGGAATCGTTCTTGCCTGGGATGCTGCGCGGGCAGGTCTCGAAGAGATCGAGGCCAAGCTCTCCGAGTTTGGCGACGATCCCGGCACCGCGGTGACCACGCTGGAGAAGCAACTGCAGGCCGCCGACGATACGGCAACCAAAGCGCTCGAACAGGAAAAGAGCGAAGAGGGCCGGCTCATGCACGCTTCAGCGCAGGGCCCGTATTCGGTTCTTGCTCGGGCGGAGGAGGAAGTTGCCCGCTTGAACCGCGAGGTTGCCAGCGACGAGCTGCGGCTGGCCGCCATCCGCCTGCTGCGGACAACGGTGGAGCAGACTCGAAGTGAAGCGCTCGCCGCCGTGGCGGGTCCGGTGGAAGCCGCGGCAACTCGCACGCTGCAGCGTATCGCTGGCAATCGACTGGGCCGTGTCCAGCTCGGGGAAGCGTTCGAACCCACGCAGATGATGCCGGGAATTGCGAATGCGCCGGTGTCGATCGAAAGCATGTCAGGCGGTGAGCGCGAGCAGATCTACCTCGCTACACGACTCGCTTTGGCCGATGTGCTCGCCAAAGGCGAACGCCAACTCGTGGTTCTGGACGACGTGCTAGTTGCGACTGACGCCGGACGCCTTGCCCGTGTGATGCGGATACTGGA